GGTCGTGTTAATCTGTTGGCTTGACTCACGCCCCGCCCGCTCCGCAGCTTGGCCTATCAGAGGATGAGTTGGGAGGCGCTGAAGAAATCCATCAACGGTCTGATCAACAAAGTCAACGTGTCCAACATTGTCAACATCATCCAGGAGATCCTGCAGGAGAACATTGTGAGGGGCAGGTGAGATGAGACGCCTTGACATTTAGATGAGACACCTTATCTGAGATAAAGAGCAAACCACGACACGCCACGCCCCCAGAGGTCTGCTGGCCCGCTCGGTGCTGCAGGCTCAGGCGGCCTCTCCCATCTTCACGCACGTCTACGCCGCCGTGGTGGCCATCATCAACTCCAAGTTCCCGCAGATCGGCGAGCTCATTCTCAAACGTCTCATCCTGACCTTCCGCCGCGGCTACCGGCGCAACATCAAGGTAGGCCGGTCTCCGCCTCCCGGGCCGGCCACGTCTGGACCGCCCCCCTGAGACTTCTCTCCCTGGTTTTGTCCTTTTCCAGCAACAGTGCCTGACCTCGTCCAAGTTCGTGGCGCACCTGATCAACCAGAACGTGGTAGGTTCCGGCGCCCGGCCGGTCCCGGACGGCGGCGTTCTTTCTCCCCGGGCTGACTCTCCTCCCCGCAGGCCCACGAGGTGCTGTGCCTGGAGATGCTGACGCTGCTCCTGGAGCGTCCCACCGACGACAGCGTGGAGGTGTCCATCGCCTTCCTGAAAGAGTGCGGCCTCAAGCTCACCGACGTCTCCCCCCGCGGCGTCAACGGTCAGAGGGCGCCGCCCGGCTCCCGGCGTGGCGGCCTCCTACGTCggccttgaattttttttttttgcggcgcCGCGCTTTCAGCCATCTTCGAGCGCCTGCGCAACGTCCTGCACGAGTCGGCCATCGACAAGCGCGTGCAGTACATGATCGAGGTGATGTTCGCCATCCGCAAGGACGGCTTCAAGGACCACCCGGTCATCCCCGAAGGGCTGGACCTGGTGGACGAGGACGACCAGTTTACGCACATGCTGCCGCTGGACGACGACTACAACGGCGACGACATCCTCAGTGAGTGCGCCGCCGTCGTGCCAACGGCACTTTATATGCCGCTAATTCCGCTAATGGCCCGCCCGCCCCACAGATGTCTTCAAGCTGGACCCCGACTTCCAGGAGAATGAAGAGAAGTACAAAACGCTGAAGAGAGGTAAGGAGCCGCACCGCCGCCGTGGGACGCCACCGAGAGCTTGACGCCTCCATCTCCGCAGACATCTTGGACGAGGGGAGCGGCGACTCCGGAGACGAGGGGGACAGCGAggacgacgaagacgacgaTGAGGAGGGCGACGACAAGCAGGAGGGCGAAGGTGGCGCGCCGTGTTAGCCGGccttccttcttcttctcctcctccttctccaatGGTATCGTCTCTCCTCAGACGAGAAGGTGACCATCTTGGATCAGACCGAAGTCAACCTGGTGGCCTTCAGGAGGACCATCTACCTGGTCATCCAGTCCAGGTTTGGCCACACCTCCCgtcaatgtccaattcatttcgaGGGGCCAGCCAACGAAAAAAAACCCTTGACTTTGCAGTTTGGACTTTGAGGAGTGCGCTCACAAGCTGATCAAGATGGAATTCCCCGATAGTCAGACGGTAAGGCGCCGGCCGACCGGCCGACCGGCCGACCGGCGTCCTCCCCACCGGCGCTTTTGACTTCATCGTTGCGGCTCTCTGTTTGCAGAAGGAACTTTGCAACATGATTCTGGACTGCTGCGCCCAGCAGAGGACCTACGAAAAGTTCTTTGGCCTGCTGGCAGGGGTGAGAAGAATCATTTTTATAGCCTCCGATCGAATCGGGGCTTTCGTggtgtcctcctcctccgcccagTGCGCCATGTTTGTGCTCTTCCGCACGTGCGCAGAGGTTCTGTCTACTGAAGAAGGAGTACATGGAGAGCTTTGAGGCCATCTTCTCCGAGCAGTACGAGACCATCCACAGGCTGGAGACCAACAAGCTGAGGAACGTGGCCAGACTCTTTGCCCACCTGCTCTACACCGATTCCGTCCCCTGGAGCGTAGGTGCCCGGTCGGGGCGCCGGGTCCCGTTTGGGACGGCCCTTGACGGATTCTGCCCGCAGGTTCTGGAATGCGTCAAGATCAGCGAGGAGACCACCACCTCCTCCAGCAGGATTTTTGTCAAGATTCTTTTCCAGGAGCTCTGCGCCTACTTGGGCCTGCCCAGACTCAACCAGCGCTTCAAGGACATGTAAGTGGGCGGAGTCGGGCGGAGCCAAGGCCACTCACCTGGCCTCGGGATGTCTTTCAGGACCCTGCAGAGTTTCTTCGAAGGTCTTTTCCCCCGCGACAACCCCAGGAACACGCGATTCGCCATCAACTTCTTCACCTCCATCGGACTGGGAGGACTCACGTGAGGAAGGCCCGCCCGGAAGGTCCACGCCGCCTGGCAGCGGGCGCCGGGTTCCCAACGCGTCTCCTCTTTTGTCTCCCAGTGACGAGCTGAGGGAACATCTGAAGAATGCGCCCAAGATGATCATGACGCAGAACCAGGAAGTGGAATCTTCCGACTCTTCgtcttcttcgtcctcctcctcgtcctcctcgtcctcctcctcttcttcctcttcctcctcctcgtccgaTTCGTCCTCGTCCGACTCTGGTGCGTCGCCCGTTCGATCTCGCGGGAAGCAAACGGTGGCTAACCTTTGACCCTCTCGCAGATTCGGACGAGAAacgcaagaagaagaagaagaagaacagacGGAAGCAGAAGGTAGCGAgcgacaagaagaagaagaagagggccaGCCCGGACCACGACGGGGACGCCAAAAGACGTCG
Above is a window of Stigmatopora nigra isolate UIUO_SnigA chromosome 11, RoL_Snig_1.1, whole genome shotgun sequence DNA encoding:
- the cwc22 gene encoding pre-mRNA-splicing factor CWC22 homolog; amino-acid sequence: MSSPSASPAKTNQINGESDEEPAATRDSPVVQNPEKGEGDPGGSPPAGSGSPPAGSDSSDSSDGEDEHDAALRKIRSSVSQITRPTEQAVPDGGEADASRSRSRSKSRERDRYRSRSRDRSRGRGRGRSRSRSRSRSRERDRYDRGQHPRDRRHDDDERWRRGRGRSPSPLPTKKKKEELDPILTRTGGAYIPPAKLRLMQQQITDKNSLAYQRMSWEALKKSINGLINKVNVSNIVNIIQEILQENIVRGRGLLARSVLQAQAASPIFTHVYAAVVAIINSKFPQIGELILKRLILTFRRGYRRNIKQQCLTSSKFVAHLINQNVAHEVLCLEMLTLLLERPTDDSVEVSIAFLKECGLKLTDVSPRGVNAIFERLRNVLHESAIDKRVQYMIEVMFAIRKDGFKDHPVIPEGLDLVDEDDQFTHMLPLDDDYNGDDILNVFKLDPDFQENEEKYKTLKRDILDEGSGDSGDEGDSEDDEDDDEEGDDKQEGEDEKVTILDQTEVNLVAFRRTIYLVIQSSLDFEECAHKLIKMEFPDSQTKELCNMILDCCAQQRTYEKFFGLLAGRFCLLKKEYMESFEAIFSEQYETIHRLETNKLRNVARLFAHLLYTDSVPWSVLECVKISEETTTSSSRIFVKILFQELCAYLGLPRLNQRFKDMTLQSFFEGLFPRDNPRNTRFAINFFTSIGLGGLTDELREHLKNAPKMIMTQNQEVESSDSSSSSSSSSSSSSSSSSSSSSSSSDSSSSDSDSDEKRKKKKKKNRRKQKVASDKKKKKRASPDHDGDAKRRRREREEERKKETDKRGRDDRRRSEEDQRARREDKRGMARDQEKNKENRDGNRVHRRRH